In Seriola aureovittata isolate HTS-2021-v1 ecotype China chromosome 17, ASM2101889v1, whole genome shotgun sequence, a genomic segment contains:
- the sh2b1 gene encoding SH2B adapter protein 1 isoform X1, with product MNGSLLTPPSPRAANSSPLPPSPSPSPSPPSPSLLPLSPRPPPLPPLVSPPPQAHPSSLSDTPTPSPSPCLSWTEFCELHARVAAGDFARHFRAFLQENPHYSPDSAAAFCRRFTDRFVRHFQSELEGALPPSCASGRDEMVSWAPQSDVTSLEEEAVSPLSATGGAVLPCPPTNMTRTLSKPAPTRLVLENRSGDRFQDSYAHGHVLPPSSSSSCCSSVGGNNGRREERGAMVAPGNGETPVEEEEDSWLGVSSVGEDVEPEEREAESTEVDGADPSHTPQIPPSSSSVTPPPDSKGNSTPNSSKNKLKKRFSLRSVGRSVRGSVRGILHWRSSSSDSAQSQLPSSYSYTMGVQDASLGSTSKRNSGTQPPTPTSSMPVSLSMPLSLPHSSSSSLPPSSSSSATSLSLSEAARDRRRSNGEGGEKEKWSHRLEKLRLSRSPPPVLTPSAAGSHSTSSTLPPSSAAAAAMGPPRKVGRLVREGGVSVSSSNDELSGSHGFSGFSFGLLHHGTDNNNAASTSSAVAQTGPVQPLASGGNVPWRGGRWHKCRLVLRERDREGGERGEEYYLEFFIPPKSSKPRLTVPCCSIVDVRSTTALEVPDKENTFLLQLDGSAQYVIETRDAVQMRAWLSDIRNGICLSEQEDAEGVCGGPLDISGTPEIVDRLSQVCYGGIGGSSPLMDPLPPELPPRAPLDEPDGRILGGGGASLGTPFAETPDATGSFLFSEVTSAETVEHPLSECQWFHGTLSRLKAAQLVLAGGPASHGVFLVRQSETRRGEYVLTFNFQGKAKHLRLSLNEDGQCRVQHLWFQSIFDMLEHFRVHPIPLESGGASDVTLISFVGATAVRQPDLTSRPRSPPQPPPLPPGRPPPPTPPQERGSETEQAGGGGATVVTMAAAGGGGGAAGGGGAGGGGGGSGGSGGGSGGGVEDWEERDRDTPLRQLEAVEGEERDGARAPRAIDNQYSFF from the exons ATGAACGGCTCTCTTTTAACCCCGCCCAGCCCGAGGGCGGCAAACTCCTCCCCTTTACCTCCCTCACCCTCCCCATCTCCGTCTCCACCGTCCCCGTCTTTGCTGCCCCTGTCCCCCCGGCCGCCCCCTCTCCCGCCTCTGGTGAGCCCTCCACCCCAGGCTCACCCGTCCTCCCTCTCAGACACCCCCACGCCCTCCCCTTCACCTTGCCTGAGCTGGACCGAATTCTGTGAGCTCCACGCCCGCGTTGCAGCCGGCGACTTTGCACGCCACTTTCGGGCTTTCCTCCAGGAAAACCCCCACTACTCCCCAGATTCAGCAGCCGCCTTCTGCCGGCGCTTCACCGACCGCTTCGTTCGTCACTTCCAGAGTGAGCTGGAGGGGGCGCTCCCGCCGAGCTGTGCTTCTGGCAGGGATGAAATGGTGAGCTGGGCTCCCCAGTCAGATGTTACTTCCCTTGAAGAGGAGGCGGTGTCACCCCTGTCAGCAACCGGGGGAGCCGTTCTCCCGTGTCCCCCGACTAACATGACACGGACTTTATCCAAGCCTGCACCGACACGGCTGGTGCTGGAGAACCGCAGCGGGGACAGGTTTCAAGATTCGTACGCCCACGGCCACGTCCTGCCGCCATCGTCCTCATCGTCATGCTGCTCCTCAGTGGGAGGGAACAACGGGAGGCGTGAAGAGAGAGGAGCCATGGTTGCCCCTGGGAACGGGGAGACACCggttgaggaagaggaggacagctGGCTCGGGGTGTCGTCTGTTGGGGAGGATGTTGAGCCAGAAGAGCGGGAAGCAGAGTCCACAGAGGTGGACGGTGCTGACCCCTCCCACACTCCTCAGATTCCACCTTCCTCATCCTCCGTCACTCCTCCGCCCGACTCCAAAGGTAACAGCACGCCCAACTCctccaaaaacaaactgaagaagcGCTTCTCGCTGCGGAGTGTGGGGCGCAGTGTGCGGGGGAGCGTCCGGGGGATCCTGCACTGGAGAAGCTCCTCCAGCGACTCGGCCCAGAGCCAGCTGCCCTCCAGCTACAGCTACACCATGGGTGTGCAGGACGCTAGCTTGGGTTCAACCTCCAAGAGGAACTCTGGTACACAGCCTCCCACACCCACCTCCTCcatgcctgtctctctgtccatgCCCCTGTCcctcccccactcctcctcctcctctctgcctccctcgtCTTCTAGCAGCgccacctctctgtctctgtcggAGGCCGCCCGGGATCGCCGGCGGAGCAACGGCGAAGGAGGCGAGAAGGAGAAGTGGAGTCATCGCCTGGAGAAGCTCAGACTGTCACGATCCCCTCCCCCTGTCCTCACCCCCTCCGCCGCCGGCTCtcactccacctcctccacgCTGCCTCCGAGCAGCGCCGCCGCGGCTGCCATGGGACCTCCGAGGAAGGTGGGCAGGCtggtgagggaggggggcgTGAGCGTCAGCTCATCCAACGACGAGTTAAGCGGCAGCCACGGCTTCTCCGGCTTCTCGTTCGGTCTGCTGCACCACGGCACGGACAACAACAACGCCGCCTCAACTTCATCTGCGGTGGCTCAGACTGGTCCGGTGCAGCCTCTGGCCAGCGGAGGGAACGTGCCGTGGAGAGGAGGTCGCTGGCATAAGTGTCGTCTGGTCCTCAGAGAGCGGGACAGAGAGGGTGGCGAGCGGGGAGAAGAGTACTACCTGGAATTCTTCATTCCACCCAAG TCGTCGAAGCCCCGGCTGACTGTCCCCTGCTGCTCAATCGTGGATGTGAGGAGCACCACGGCGCTGGAGGTCCCTGACAAGGAGAACACCTTTCTGCTGCAG ctcgACGGCTCGGCGCAGTATGTGATCGAGACACGAGACGCTGTTCAGATGAGAGCCTGGCTGAGCGACATCAGGAACGGCATCTGTCTCAG TGAACAGGAAGATgctgaaggtgtgtgtgggggccCGTTAGACATCAGTGGAACTCCTGAGATCGTTGACCGTCTTTcacaag tgtgttacGGAGGCATCGGAGGCTCCTCACCTCTGATGGATCCTCTCCCGCCGGAGCTGCCGCCTCGTGCTCCTCTCGACGAACCAGACGGCCGGATTCTCGGGGGAGGCGGGGCTAGTCTGGGCACACCTTTCGCAGAGACGCCAGATGCCACAG GGTCCTTCCTGTTCTCTGAGGTGACGTCTGCCGAGACGGTGGAGCACCCCCTCAGCGAGTGTCAGTGGTTTCACGGCACCCTGTCCCGCCTCAAAGCTGCTCAGCTGGTGCTGGCCGGAGGCCCGGCGAGCCACGGCGTCTTTCTGGTTCGCCAGAGCGAGACGCGGCGCGGAGAATATGTCCTCACCTTTAACTTCCAGGGCAAAGCCAAG CACCTGCGTCTGTCCCTGAACGAGGACGGTCAGTGTCGAGTGCAGCACCTCTGGTTCCAGTCCATCTTCGACATGTTGGAGCACTTCCGGGTGCACCCGATCCCCCTGGAGTCCGGCGGCGCCTCGGACGTCACGCTCATCAGCTTCGTGGGTGCCACCGCCGTTCGCCAGCCGG ACTTGACCAGCAGACCCCGTAgccctcctcagcctcctcctctgccgCCGGGCCGGCCGCCGCCCCCGACTCCACCccaggagagaggaagtgagacgGAGcaggcagggggaggaggagcgaCTGTGGTGAcaatggcagcagcaggaggaggcggaggagcagcaggaggaggtggagcaggaggaggaggaggaggaagcggcGGCAGTGGAGGTGGtagtggaggaggagtggaggactGGGAGGAGAGGGACAGGGACACTCCTCTCCGCCAACTAGAAGCtgtggagggagaagagagggatggagcGAGGGCGCCCCGAGCCATCGATAACCAGTACTCCTTCTTCTGA
- the sh2b1 gene encoding SH2B adapter protein 1 isoform X2, with the protein MNGSLLTPPSPRAANSSPLPPSPSPSPSPPSPSLLPLSPRPPPLPPLVSPPPQAHPSSLSDTPTPSPSPCLSWTEFCELHARVAAGDFARHFRAFLQENPHYSPDSAAAFCRRFTDRFVRHFQSELEGALPPSCASGRDEMVSWAPQSDVTSLEEEAVSPLSATGGAVLPCPPTNMTRTLSKPAPTRLVLENRSGDRFQDSYAHGHVLPPSSSSSCCSSVGGNNGRREERGAMVAPGNGETPVEEEEDSWLGVSSVGEDVEPEEREAESTEVDGADPSHTPQIPPSSSSVTPPPDSKGNSTPNSSKNKLKKRFSLRSVGRSVRGSVRGILHWRSSSSDSAQSQLPSSYSYTMGVQDASLGSTSKRNSGTQPPTPTSSMPVSLSMPLSLPHSSSSSLPPSSSSSATSLSLSEAARDRRRSNGEGGEKEKWSHRLEKLRLSRSPPPVLTPSAAGSHSTSSTLPPSSAAAAAMGPPRKVGRLVREGGVSVSSSNDELSGSHGFSGFSFGLLHHGTDNNNAASTSSAVAQTGPVQPLASGGNVPWRGGRWHKCRLVLRERDREGGERGEEYYLEFFIPPKSSKPRLTVPCCSIVDVRSTTALEVPDKENTFLLQLDGSAQYVIETRDAVQMRAWLSDIRNGICLSEQEDAEGVCGGPLDISGTPEIVDRLSQVCYGGIGGSSPLMDPLPPELPPRAPLDEPDGRILGGGGASLGTPFAETPDATGSFLFSEVTSAETVEHPLSECQWFHGTLSRLKAAQLVLAGGPASHGVFLVRQSETRRGEYVLTFNFQGKAKHLRLSLNEDGQCRVQHLWFQSIFDMLEHFRVHPIPLESGGASDVTLISFVGATAVRQPGRDRAGSRPTVCDVITTRHPDSPSTPISDCVLDQQTP; encoded by the exons ATGAACGGCTCTCTTTTAACCCCGCCCAGCCCGAGGGCGGCAAACTCCTCCCCTTTACCTCCCTCACCCTCCCCATCTCCGTCTCCACCGTCCCCGTCTTTGCTGCCCCTGTCCCCCCGGCCGCCCCCTCTCCCGCCTCTGGTGAGCCCTCCACCCCAGGCTCACCCGTCCTCCCTCTCAGACACCCCCACGCCCTCCCCTTCACCTTGCCTGAGCTGGACCGAATTCTGTGAGCTCCACGCCCGCGTTGCAGCCGGCGACTTTGCACGCCACTTTCGGGCTTTCCTCCAGGAAAACCCCCACTACTCCCCAGATTCAGCAGCCGCCTTCTGCCGGCGCTTCACCGACCGCTTCGTTCGTCACTTCCAGAGTGAGCTGGAGGGGGCGCTCCCGCCGAGCTGTGCTTCTGGCAGGGATGAAATGGTGAGCTGGGCTCCCCAGTCAGATGTTACTTCCCTTGAAGAGGAGGCGGTGTCACCCCTGTCAGCAACCGGGGGAGCCGTTCTCCCGTGTCCCCCGACTAACATGACACGGACTTTATCCAAGCCTGCACCGACACGGCTGGTGCTGGAGAACCGCAGCGGGGACAGGTTTCAAGATTCGTACGCCCACGGCCACGTCCTGCCGCCATCGTCCTCATCGTCATGCTGCTCCTCAGTGGGAGGGAACAACGGGAGGCGTGAAGAGAGAGGAGCCATGGTTGCCCCTGGGAACGGGGAGACACCggttgaggaagaggaggacagctGGCTCGGGGTGTCGTCTGTTGGGGAGGATGTTGAGCCAGAAGAGCGGGAAGCAGAGTCCACAGAGGTGGACGGTGCTGACCCCTCCCACACTCCTCAGATTCCACCTTCCTCATCCTCCGTCACTCCTCCGCCCGACTCCAAAGGTAACAGCACGCCCAACTCctccaaaaacaaactgaagaagcGCTTCTCGCTGCGGAGTGTGGGGCGCAGTGTGCGGGGGAGCGTCCGGGGGATCCTGCACTGGAGAAGCTCCTCCAGCGACTCGGCCCAGAGCCAGCTGCCCTCCAGCTACAGCTACACCATGGGTGTGCAGGACGCTAGCTTGGGTTCAACCTCCAAGAGGAACTCTGGTACACAGCCTCCCACACCCACCTCCTCcatgcctgtctctctgtccatgCCCCTGTCcctcccccactcctcctcctcctctctgcctccctcgtCTTCTAGCAGCgccacctctctgtctctgtcggAGGCCGCCCGGGATCGCCGGCGGAGCAACGGCGAAGGAGGCGAGAAGGAGAAGTGGAGTCATCGCCTGGAGAAGCTCAGACTGTCACGATCCCCTCCCCCTGTCCTCACCCCCTCCGCCGCCGGCTCtcactccacctcctccacgCTGCCTCCGAGCAGCGCCGCCGCGGCTGCCATGGGACCTCCGAGGAAGGTGGGCAGGCtggtgagggaggggggcgTGAGCGTCAGCTCATCCAACGACGAGTTAAGCGGCAGCCACGGCTTCTCCGGCTTCTCGTTCGGTCTGCTGCACCACGGCACGGACAACAACAACGCCGCCTCAACTTCATCTGCGGTGGCTCAGACTGGTCCGGTGCAGCCTCTGGCCAGCGGAGGGAACGTGCCGTGGAGAGGAGGTCGCTGGCATAAGTGTCGTCTGGTCCTCAGAGAGCGGGACAGAGAGGGTGGCGAGCGGGGAGAAGAGTACTACCTGGAATTCTTCATTCCACCCAAG TCGTCGAAGCCCCGGCTGACTGTCCCCTGCTGCTCAATCGTGGATGTGAGGAGCACCACGGCGCTGGAGGTCCCTGACAAGGAGAACACCTTTCTGCTGCAG ctcgACGGCTCGGCGCAGTATGTGATCGAGACACGAGACGCTGTTCAGATGAGAGCCTGGCTGAGCGACATCAGGAACGGCATCTGTCTCAG TGAACAGGAAGATgctgaaggtgtgtgtgggggccCGTTAGACATCAGTGGAACTCCTGAGATCGTTGACCGTCTTTcacaag tgtgttacGGAGGCATCGGAGGCTCCTCACCTCTGATGGATCCTCTCCCGCCGGAGCTGCCGCCTCGTGCTCCTCTCGACGAACCAGACGGCCGGATTCTCGGGGGAGGCGGGGCTAGTCTGGGCACACCTTTCGCAGAGACGCCAGATGCCACAG GGTCCTTCCTGTTCTCTGAGGTGACGTCTGCCGAGACGGTGGAGCACCCCCTCAGCGAGTGTCAGTGGTTTCACGGCACCCTGTCCCGCCTCAAAGCTGCTCAGCTGGTGCTGGCCGGAGGCCCGGCGAGCCACGGCGTCTTTCTGGTTCGCCAGAGCGAGACGCGGCGCGGAGAATATGTCCTCACCTTTAACTTCCAGGGCAAAGCCAAG CACCTGCGTCTGTCCCTGAACGAGGACGGTCAGTGTCGAGTGCAGCACCTCTGGTTCCAGTCCATCTTCGACATGTTGGAGCACTTCCGGGTGCACCCGATCCCCCTGGAGTCCGGCGGCGCCTCGGACGTCACGCTCATCAGCTTCGTGGGTGCCACCGCCGTTCGCCAGCCGG GCCGGGACAGGGCAGGCAGTCGGCCTAcagtctgtgatgtcatcaccacGCGCCATCCCGACTCTCCATCAACCCCCatctctgactgtgt ACTTGACCAGCAGACCCCGTAg